The following coding sequences lie in one Pungitius pungitius chromosome 18, fPunPun2.1, whole genome shotgun sequence genomic window:
- the ggcx gene encoding vitamin K-dependent gamma-carboxylase isoform X2, giving the protein MEARDATAGAIVSNNGEEQTANAAPKEDLPQTKSEMERIFGFRKEDLISWHSMVTLLNRPADPASLGIFRCLFGLLMVIDITQERGLSHLDFKYLDGAPVCRFPLFNVLQPLPLDWMYLVYVVMFFGALGIMLGCFYRLSCLMFISTYWYIFFLDKTAWNNHSYLYGLIGFQLTLMDANRYWSIDGLRRPSIRNAHVPLWNYTVLRTQIFIVYFLAGLKKLDADWVEGYSMSYLAHHSLFDPFKLILPVELVNLLVVHGGGLVLDLTAGYLLFFDVTRPYAFFFVSYFHCMNSQLFSIGMFSYTMLATSPVFCHADWPRRFFARFPGFLRAVLPLTSPDPQPSTSCVYNTIQSTSSNPRETPPVAKAPKLRLKHKLGAIFTILYITEQLFLPYSHFITQGYNNWTNGLYGYSWDMMVHSRSHQHVKITYKDGITGETGYLNPGVFTQSRRWKDHGDMLKQYATCLHQFLPRYNISEPEIYFDIWVSINERFQQRIFDPRVDVVKAEWSPFRPSTWLMPLLVDLSPWRTKFQEIEGSLDNQTEIVFIADFPGLHLENFVSEDLGNTSISVLQGKVNVEIVEEQKNYTLQPGEQMKVPAGAYHKVYTVSEHPSCYMYIYVNTTEAALQENFTRLYELQERVRNGTETEPLPPELQPLIAADGEDGSEVNATDPIVQLFLKRQRRMKEVKKRREAGAAERLERFAVKKYYTIRRGFLMTAIAIRNLAVGLPSLEQLTREVAFANMKEPRAEANQDERLKDEVGHGEL; this is encoded by the exons ATGGAGGCGAGAGACGCAACTGCAG GTGCTATCGTGAGCAACAATGGAGAGGAGCAGACTGCAAATGCAGCTCCAAAAGAAGATCTACCACAGACCAAAAGCGAGATGGAGAGGATCTTTGGGTTCAGGAAGGAGGACCTGATCTCCTGGCACAGCATGGTGACCCTCCTGAACCGCCCCGCTGACCCGGCGTCCCTTGGCATCTTCCGCTGCTTGTTTG GTTTGCTCATGGTCATTGACATCACGCAGGAACGGGGCCTCAGTCACCTGGACTTTAAATACCTGGACGGGGCCCCTGTGTGTCGCTTTCCCCTCTTCAATGTCTTGCAGCCACTTCCACTGGACTGGATGTATCTGGTGTATGTGGTGATGTTCTTCG GCGCTCTGGGCATCATGCTTGGCTGTTTCTACCGTCTCTCCTGCCTCATGTTCATCTCAACGTACTGGTACATCTTCTTTCTGGACAAAACGGCCTGGAACAATCACTCGTACTTGTACGGCCTCATCGGGTTTCAGCTCACACTTATGGATGCCAACAGATACTG GTCAATTGACGGATTGAGGAGGCCTTCAATAAGAAATGCTCACGTGCCTCTTTGGAATTACACCGTGTTGAGGACACAG aTATTTATTGTATACTTCCTTGCTGGACTGAAAAAGTTGGATGCAGACTGGGTGGAGGGATACTCAATGTCATACCTGGCTCACCATTCGCTGTTTGATCCTTTCAA attGATTCTCCCTGTGGAGTTAGTCAACCTGCTGGTGGTGCATGGAGGTGGTCTTGTTCTGGATCTGACAGCCGGCTACCTGCTGTTTTTTGATGTCACGCGACCGTATgcatttttctttgtctcctaCTTCCACTGTATGAACTCCCAGCTCTTCAGCATCG GGATGTTTTCCTACACGATGCTGGCCACCAGTCCCGTCTTCTGCCACGCCGACTGGCCGAGGAGATTCTTCGCCCGTTTTCCGGGATTCCTCAGGGCGGTGTTGCCTCTCACCTCGCCGGACCCTCAGCCCAGTACTTCCTGCGTTTACAATACGATCCAAAGCACCAGCAGTAATCCCCGGGAGACCCCGCCTGTCGCCAAGGCTCCAAAACTGAGATTGAAGCACAAGCTGGGAGCCATCTTTACTATTCTCTACATAACTGAACAGCTCTTCCTTCCTTACTCCCACTTTATCACACAG GGTTACAACAACTGGACGAATGGCCTGTACGGCTACTCGTGGGACATGATGGTTCACTCCCGCAGCCATCAGCACGTTAAGATCACCTACAAAGATGGAATAACTGGGGAAACTGGATATCTGAACCCAGGG GTGTTCACACAAAGCCGTCGCTGGAAGGACCACGGCGACATGCTGAAGCAGTACGCCACGTGCCTCCATCAGTTCCTGCCGCGctacaatatctctgaacccgAAATCTACTTTGACATTTGGGTGTCCATCAACGAACGCTTCCAGCAAAG GATCTTTGACCCCCGCGTGGACGTTGTGAAGGCGGAGTGGTCACCTTTCCGTCCCAGCACGTGGCTGATGCCTCTGCTGGTGGACCTCTCACCCTGGAGGACCAAGTTTCAGGAGATCGAGGGCAGTTTGGACAATCAGACGGAGATCGTCTTCATCGCCGATTTCCCAG GTCTCCACCTGGAAAACTTTGTAAGTGAAGATCTGGGCAACACCAGCATCAGTGTCTTGCAGGGCAAAGTGAATGTTGAGATagtggaggagcagaagaactaCACTCTCCAGCCTGGTGAGCAGATGAAG GTACCTGCTGGGGCCTACCATAAGGTGTACACGGTGTCTGAACACCCATCTTGCTACATGTACATCTACGTGAACACCACAGAGGCGGCGCTACAGGAGAACTTCACCAGGCTGTATGAGCTCCAGGAGCGGGTTCGCAACGGCACCG AAACCGAGCCGCTTCCTCCTGAGCTGCAGCCCCTTATCGCTGCGGACGGGGAGGACGGGTCCGAGGTCAACGCGACCGACCCCATCGTGCAGCTGTTCCTGAAGAGGCAGCGGCGTatgaaggaggtgaagaagcGCAGGGAGGCGGGCGCAGCGGAGCGCCTGGAGCGCTTCGCTGTGAAGAAATACTACACGATACGGAGGGG ATTCTTGATGACAGCCATCGCCATCAGGAACCTGGCGGTCGGCCTCCCGTCCCTCGAGCAGCTGACCAGAGAGGTCGCCTTCGCCAACATGAAAGAACCTCGAGCAGAAGCCAACCAGGACGAACGGCTGAAAGACGAAGTCGGTCACGGGGAACTTTAA
- the ggcx gene encoding vitamin K-dependent gamma-carboxylase isoform X1: MEARDATAVIKKEDTQRYSVKPVGAIVSNNGEEQTANAAPKEDLPQTKSEMERIFGFRKEDLISWHSMVTLLNRPADPASLGIFRCLFGLLMVIDITQERGLSHLDFKYLDGAPVCRFPLFNVLQPLPLDWMYLVYVVMFFGALGIMLGCFYRLSCLMFISTYWYIFFLDKTAWNNHSYLYGLIGFQLTLMDANRYWSIDGLRRPSIRNAHVPLWNYTVLRTQIFIVYFLAGLKKLDADWVEGYSMSYLAHHSLFDPFKLILPVELVNLLVVHGGGLVLDLTAGYLLFFDVTRPYAFFFVSYFHCMNSQLFSIGMFSYTMLATSPVFCHADWPRRFFARFPGFLRAVLPLTSPDPQPSTSCVYNTIQSTSSNPRETPPVAKAPKLRLKHKLGAIFTILYITEQLFLPYSHFITQGYNNWTNGLYGYSWDMMVHSRSHQHVKITYKDGITGETGYLNPGVFTQSRRWKDHGDMLKQYATCLHQFLPRYNISEPEIYFDIWVSINERFQQRIFDPRVDVVKAEWSPFRPSTWLMPLLVDLSPWRTKFQEIEGSLDNQTEIVFIADFPGLHLENFVSEDLGNTSISVLQGKVNVEIVEEQKNYTLQPGEQMKVPAGAYHKVYTVSEHPSCYMYIYVNTTEAALQENFTRLYELQERVRNGTETEPLPPELQPLIAADGEDGSEVNATDPIVQLFLKRQRRMKEVKKRREAGAAERLERFAVKKYYTIRRGFLMTAIAIRNLAVGLPSLEQLTREVAFANMKEPRAEANQDERLKDEVGHGEL, translated from the exons ATGGAGGCGAGAGACGCAACTGCAG tcataaaaaaagaggacacaCAAAGATACAGCGTTAAACCTGTAGGTGCTATCGTGAGCAACAATGGAGAGGAGCAGACTGCAAATGCAGCTCCAAAAGAAGATCTACCACAGACCAAAAGCGAGATGGAGAGGATCTTTGGGTTCAGGAAGGAGGACCTGATCTCCTGGCACAGCATGGTGACCCTCCTGAACCGCCCCGCTGACCCGGCGTCCCTTGGCATCTTCCGCTGCTTGTTTG GTTTGCTCATGGTCATTGACATCACGCAGGAACGGGGCCTCAGTCACCTGGACTTTAAATACCTGGACGGGGCCCCTGTGTGTCGCTTTCCCCTCTTCAATGTCTTGCAGCCACTTCCACTGGACTGGATGTATCTGGTGTATGTGGTGATGTTCTTCG GCGCTCTGGGCATCATGCTTGGCTGTTTCTACCGTCTCTCCTGCCTCATGTTCATCTCAACGTACTGGTACATCTTCTTTCTGGACAAAACGGCCTGGAACAATCACTCGTACTTGTACGGCCTCATCGGGTTTCAGCTCACACTTATGGATGCCAACAGATACTG GTCAATTGACGGATTGAGGAGGCCTTCAATAAGAAATGCTCACGTGCCTCTTTGGAATTACACCGTGTTGAGGACACAG aTATTTATTGTATACTTCCTTGCTGGACTGAAAAAGTTGGATGCAGACTGGGTGGAGGGATACTCAATGTCATACCTGGCTCACCATTCGCTGTTTGATCCTTTCAA attGATTCTCCCTGTGGAGTTAGTCAACCTGCTGGTGGTGCATGGAGGTGGTCTTGTTCTGGATCTGACAGCCGGCTACCTGCTGTTTTTTGATGTCACGCGACCGTATgcatttttctttgtctcctaCTTCCACTGTATGAACTCCCAGCTCTTCAGCATCG GGATGTTTTCCTACACGATGCTGGCCACCAGTCCCGTCTTCTGCCACGCCGACTGGCCGAGGAGATTCTTCGCCCGTTTTCCGGGATTCCTCAGGGCGGTGTTGCCTCTCACCTCGCCGGACCCTCAGCCCAGTACTTCCTGCGTTTACAATACGATCCAAAGCACCAGCAGTAATCCCCGGGAGACCCCGCCTGTCGCCAAGGCTCCAAAACTGAGATTGAAGCACAAGCTGGGAGCCATCTTTACTATTCTCTACATAACTGAACAGCTCTTCCTTCCTTACTCCCACTTTATCACACAG GGTTACAACAACTGGACGAATGGCCTGTACGGCTACTCGTGGGACATGATGGTTCACTCCCGCAGCCATCAGCACGTTAAGATCACCTACAAAGATGGAATAACTGGGGAAACTGGATATCTGAACCCAGGG GTGTTCACACAAAGCCGTCGCTGGAAGGACCACGGCGACATGCTGAAGCAGTACGCCACGTGCCTCCATCAGTTCCTGCCGCGctacaatatctctgaacccgAAATCTACTTTGACATTTGGGTGTCCATCAACGAACGCTTCCAGCAAAG GATCTTTGACCCCCGCGTGGACGTTGTGAAGGCGGAGTGGTCACCTTTCCGTCCCAGCACGTGGCTGATGCCTCTGCTGGTGGACCTCTCACCCTGGAGGACCAAGTTTCAGGAGATCGAGGGCAGTTTGGACAATCAGACGGAGATCGTCTTCATCGCCGATTTCCCAG GTCTCCACCTGGAAAACTTTGTAAGTGAAGATCTGGGCAACACCAGCATCAGTGTCTTGCAGGGCAAAGTGAATGTTGAGATagtggaggagcagaagaactaCACTCTCCAGCCTGGTGAGCAGATGAAG GTACCTGCTGGGGCCTACCATAAGGTGTACACGGTGTCTGAACACCCATCTTGCTACATGTACATCTACGTGAACACCACAGAGGCGGCGCTACAGGAGAACTTCACCAGGCTGTATGAGCTCCAGGAGCGGGTTCGCAACGGCACCG AAACCGAGCCGCTTCCTCCTGAGCTGCAGCCCCTTATCGCTGCGGACGGGGAGGACGGGTCCGAGGTCAACGCGACCGACCCCATCGTGCAGCTGTTCCTGAAGAGGCAGCGGCGTatgaaggaggtgaagaagcGCAGGGAGGCGGGCGCAGCGGAGCGCCTGGAGCGCTTCGCTGTGAAGAAATACTACACGATACGGAGGGG ATTCTTGATGACAGCCATCGCCATCAGGAACCTGGCGGTCGGCCTCCCGTCCCTCGAGCAGCTGACCAGAGAGGTCGCCTTCGCCAACATGAAAGAACCTCGAGCAGAAGCCAACCAGGACGAACGGCTGAAAGACGAAGTCGGTCACGGGGAACTTTAA